aattttcgttgagaaaatattttatttaacgtaacgttataaaatgtaGAATGTAATGTTAAATACCGTACTCTTGCAAACAATAATCGATATTACCGAAATAACCGGTATTAGTATTGTGAAATATTCGCTATGTATAAATAGAAAGTGTACTAATGAGAGATTAGAACGAAGAAATAGATGCGAGAAACGGTGGATAGATAGTGAGAACGGAATCAAATGGAAAAAACGGATCGACGTGAATAATATTatcgattaataataatattgagtACGTGTAAATGTACGGATGATGTAGAAATTGCAAACTaacttaatttttaatcaatcgTGACTCCTTTTGTATCATATATGAGAAAATACGTAAGCTCTTCAGTAAGCGAAAGTTTCTTACGTAATGTGTCGGTATTATACGAGATGTGGCaacaaaatttcgaaaataaccGACTTAACTGGAtcttattttcgaaattaaataaatgtgaGACTATCGTTTTAACTCTAAAGACTGAATATACGTACTACAGCGTCAGGTATATTATTTGCAAGACTCGTTGTAACTCACTTCGCGATATCCATTAtaattttcgattttatttgtatCAGTTTGATACAAATTCGAATTTCATaaattcgaaaagaaaaagaaagtttctttcgaaaCTTCTTTTATTGGACGTGATAGAACAGTCTCAAGAACGAATATGAAGATACTGCAACGATATAGACGGTTTTGAActtgaaaattcttttacagaaaatgaaataattctttttttatttaaagaagtGTTTTCTTTAAGAGAACCGCctttaatcgaattatttaacgttaaacgatttTGAATTTTCCTTGCACCTTCCTGATGACAACCAGGCGTACAGTCGAGTAAAACCTGACCACGAACGTTCACGGATAATTCGACGTCGTACGTGTGGAAAATTGTTCAAACTTTATAagataaagtataatattttggatttccaataaaaataattttaataacaattccCAGCTTTCGCTAAAACGTTAATTTCCGTTCATTCAACGTGTACATCTCTTCGGATTTATTGTACGTCAAAACAGGAGCGAAATCGAAGATAAATATACGTTCTTATACGCAGAATCAACAGACATGAATCCATACCAAGCGTTCAGTCTACCGAAAATCTGATGGTAAAACACAACAAGCATGGTTACAAATTAATGCAAATTGCCTGCCAACGTTATCAGGAACGTCGTATTATAGCAATCAACCTTTCATTCCGTTGTATCATCTTCTATATCAAATACCTGCATTGCAAATAGAAATCCGCGATTTTCatcgataaataattgtaaagcGAGTTCGTTATGTTagcttccttttttctcgttACCTTAGGACAAAAGCTTGTACAATCGTAAAATCGtgcaaagaaataattttgataatacgAGAAGAATCGACCACGATcgattttaaatttgaaaattaagcaCTGATCCGTCGAAAAAGCCCACGGGACAAAACTAAATTAAACTAACTAACTAAATTAAAGACGAAACAAAAGTAAATTGGCTGATAATCGAATGTTTTAGTCCCAGCCTTAATATTAGCCACGTCCGaatcgataataaaaataactctTAAAGAGTTCCTTTCTTTTcacatttgtaaaataaataaaaatttcgtaaaCCTCTCCAAACAACAAACATCGtcaaacaataatttaatattgaaagaaaTCCCAGAGTATCCTCCTACGTAAACGAGGTGAGACGAGGGAAAGCTtaaaaaaaggggaaaaatcAATATCAAGCGCCGTTGGTATAAAAATAGAGACGCGTGAACAGGACGCAGTTGGAGCATTTCGCGAAGCAACTTTCCAGTCCTGCTGAGAGCGCGGCAAGATTGGAAAAGATCGAAGAGTATCTGGGGTATATACTTTCGACTAGGTCTAACATGGCCTAGCCTAGAGACTCGTCTCTCTTCCCAGACGAAGAAGGCGCAGGTGCATGTTGCACAGCAGTGAAAGTATCCGAGTGCAGTTACGATCTGTCAATGCCCTCTTGCATAGTCGGTGGAAGTCTAGCGGTGCCGTTTGATCAGGACCCGGGATTTTCAGTTCGCTCGTCGAAAGTGTCGGTGTCTGTCGGCAGCTTCTATATCTGGTGAATCCTCTTCGTCGAACGACCGAGTCCACGAAAGCTCTTTAACATAACTGTTGGAAACATTTTTCCTCTTTGAAACTCGCGTTGAAAGAAGTTATTAGGATGAGCACGATGAACACGGCGACGTTGTGTTTTCTACTGGTCGTAACTGGTGTCACCGCTCTCTCCATCGACTCGAATCGTGAGTAATTGGGGTTTTTCGACTGCTGGACCTCTTGCACGGCAATCGGTTTGCTTGTTGATTCGGGCGAGCTGAAGATTCGGAGccaaatttgtagaaaatcaAGTGAAAATCTGATAAGGTAGATGCGAGAAGCACTTGTTTCGATTACATTCTTCATGAATTTTGGTCAGTTTTGTTAAATCGTATCAGTGACGAATCTATGGCAGATTGATCATTTTCAGGAACtttagttttttaatttagGATATTGATGAGGATGGAGCTGACTCTTTGTTCTTTCCTTACGGTAGAAAGCGAATAGGTCGATTTTTGTTTGGTCCTAGAATGCTGGAAGTAATGTTACGTAAATGCAGTGAAATTGTCGACGAGGATGGAccctttttcttgtttttcttttttacatagaaattcctattttttaattttttttctttttacataaagGTAGGTGAATACGGATCTTTTATTCATAATAGTGGAGTTAAATGTTACAGAAATGCGTTCATACTCGATAACTGTGACGACGGTGGCCTTACCGTTTTAGATAGGAATTTCTACTTTTCTAGCTACGAGTAGGTGGTTGTAGATTTTTGCCGAGGCCAGAGCGATAGAAGTAAACGTTACATAAATGCACCACGCGAAGTAAAGAGGTCACTCGTGCGAATATCCCtcagaaatttcatttgaatttcACAATGTGCGGTTGAAACTAACAAGTTGCCAAACAACTATCTTTCGGTGTAAAAGACACGGCGTTTCCGCTTGTTACCGTCTTTGATCACGGATTGTTAATTTCCCTTTCATTCTCTAATTATCATTATCGATTCGACAagtttttctcattttttcatcttaatcctcttttttttttttttttttttgcgtttGTTCAACTCATTAAAACTTTCTATCGgcaatttcaagaaaattatttattcgcacataaaatatttaccttCTAACAATTGTTCTAACTCGTCGATTTAATGGTTTAATgaatttctctttatttacAGCTGAATACGTGAAACAGTGTTCGAGAAGCGATCCGAAGCTAAAAACATGTTTGATCGATGCGTTACACCATTTGAGACCGTATTTGAGTGTCGGAATACCGGAAATCGAGCTGCCTTCCGTCGAACCATTTCGCGTAAGTTCTCACCGCTTTCAATATCCTCCTAATACATTACAAGCTAATGTTTCCTGTTTCGTTAACAGAATTATGCACAGTGATCCTTCGCTCGGTTCCAATaagtatttcaaattttattatttattactattattaaatgTGTCGATGGAATAGtcgtttttcgttaaattataCCAGCGCAATTTTGATCGCTGTTTGCAATTCAAGCAACAggttaaaattttgaatttggAGTTTGAAAGAATCTACGAACGAAAAGTATAATACGATTGGGAAATTTTTTAACTAAAAATCTCTCGTATGCTTAGGattataatagtaaaaatgaagaaataacgAATCTTTGATCTTTGTACTAATATTATTGATTCATTAGGAAACATTCAAATCTAATCCAAGAGAACTATGCAGCACCGTCTAACggttaatattagaaaattagaaaattttgatattttattatcaactGCGTATCGATTAACTCTCCCTgaacatttttacaatttttccatcCATTTCTGAtgtaaatattaggttgtccaaaagttccttttgttttataagaaagtagtagatgcacaacattttttgttctatgttattttattgaattatgtttggtctattttattctattactacgaaatggatcatacataaatccaaattttctcattttaattaattacgttaAAATGCTTAGAAATGTATGGGAAgaagattttaaaaatatccaaagagAATTGATCTACAGACTCTCCATGCCAATCTAATGTAACCGGAATCAGAAATCAAAGGGATATAAATTCTCATGGTCTGCTTTCGACTTAcgggaataaaaattaaaatatgacaGGGAATTtaggaaatttgaatattcacCCGTTTACTACTGGTTATCCCACGTATCTGCTACGACTCCGCGTATTCTGACAGATGGACGAGCTGACTCTCTCCCTGACAGGTGGTACAAACGGTTACAAGGTTCAACTGCGTGAACTGTTCGTAAAGGGAGCGAGCAACTATACCGTGGAAGACATCAAACTCGGCTCACCCTTCGAAGCCATTGTACGAATGCCAGCCCTCATCTTGGACGCGCATTATTCCAGGTTCACGATCTGCAAATGCTTCTGCTCTATTTAGATTCTGCTCTCTAACCGTTTACTTTATTAACTTCTTCTTA
This genomic window from Bombus fervidus isolate BK054 chromosome 5, iyBomFerv1, whole genome shotgun sequence contains:
- the LOC139987033 gene encoding protein takeout, whose amino-acid sequence is MSTMNTATLCFLLVVTGVTALSIDSNPEYVKQCSRSDPKLKTCLIDALHHLRPYLSVGIPEIELPSVEPFRMDELTLSLTGGTNGYKVQLRELFVKGASNYTVEDIKLGSPFEAIVRMPALILDAHYSSSGVLIILPASGNGTFHARFDDVRALVKGTVSTKERDGKTYLNVDNLDVVLEVKNVNMRVRKIFNNNRILTEATNLFLRENGQEVLKVMEPQLKRKLSVLFAGIVNQLLRHVPVEVFLLP